A DNA window from Gigantopelta aegis isolate Gae_Host chromosome 4, Gae_host_genome, whole genome shotgun sequence contains the following coding sequences:
- the LOC121371756 gene encoding uncharacterized protein LOC121371756: MALASARGLMHYEDELKRRLEKLSRNYDLATMKIFIAVETLGETLVYSTFNPERKNKWEFFLTRREACRLDLNRHEKTREKYQHFLYNTPREEQGRQFHTAVLKLMRRKGAVDMFRTLKSQDDYDIDSTFCGHLCKLFDRKIETWFESFDALAVNLTAHVKVSHFVRLLTGQIDVLCRRDSHMHLLNIKVTGQETPRPLDIAELCMAKIMVIQNGLADPDKVRMSLLVCHLHEERPVLRLWEYDPSDEMEVSIREADIDKLIDAGKLSQYHEFWKANVHLIGEIKPEKMYNTYGQGFNHGEGV, encoded by the coding sequence ATGGCACTGGCGTCTGCTCGCGGCTTGATGCATTATGAGGATGAACTGAAACGGAGGCTAGAAAAGCTTTCTAGAAACTACGATTTAGCCACTATGAAGATATTCATTGCTGTAGAAACACTAGGTGAAACTTTAGTTTACAGCACGTTTAACCCTGAGAGGAAGAACAAGTGGGAGTTCTTTCTGACCAGACGAGAAGCCTGTCGTCTGGACCTGAACAGACACGAGAAGACGCGGGAGAAGTACCAGCACTTCCTGTACAACACGCCGCGCGAGGAGCAGGGACGACAGTTCCACACCGCCGTCCTCAAGCTGATGCGCAGGAAGGGAGCGGTGGACATGTTCAGGACACTCAAGTCTCAGGACGATTACGACATCGACTCCACGTTCTGTGGACACTTGTGTAAACTCTTCGACAGGAAAATAGAAACGTGGTTCGAGTCCTTTGATGCTCTTGCAGTGAACCTCACGGCTCACGTGAAGGTTTCTCACTTCGTGCGTCTCCTCACGGGGCAGATAGACGTACTGTGTCGCCGTGATAGCCACATGCACCTCCTCAACATAAAAGTTACGGGGCAGGAGACGCCGAGACCACTGGACATAGCCGAACTGTGCATGGCGAAGATAATGGTCATCCAGAACGGCTTGGCCGACCCCGACAAGGTGCGGATGTCCCTGCTGGTCTGCCACCTGCACGAAGAGCGGCCGGTGCTTCGTCTGTGGGAGTACGACCCGTCCGACGAGATGGAGGTCTCTATCAGAGAGGCAGACATCGACAAACTCATAGACGCCGGCAAGCTTTCCCAATATCACGAGTTCTGGAAGGCGAATGTCCATCTCATAGGCGAGATCAAACCAGAGAAGATGTACAACACGTACGGACAAGGTTTTAACCACGGAGAAGGAGTCTAG